In the genome of bacterium, one region contains:
- a CDS encoding DUF4430 domain-containing protein, with protein MNKKFIWPTLLAIAIFTVLVFGLPTLTDRDRQQSPQQNDVGSTASNADIKTQNVSITVQGILEDRQVAFKDGQTALQALQNLNDNDPSIQLSVKEFSGLGTLVESLGGISNGTDGKYWHYKVNGALPMVGADQYKLLPDDKLEWYFITPDEAK; from the coding sequence ATGAATAAAAAATTTATTTGGCCCACGCTACTAGCAATTGCAATATTCACGGTGTTAGTCTTCGGGCTTCCAACCCTAACCGATCGCGACAGACAACAATCCCCACAGCAGAATGACGTAGGCAGCACCGCTAGCAATGCTGACATAAAAACTCAGAACGTTTCCATCACTGTACAAGGCATATTAGAAGATCGCCAAGTGGCTTTTAAAGACGGGCAAACTGCCCTGCAAGCTCTGCAAAATTTAAACGACAATGATCCGTCGATACAGCTTTCCGTTAAAGAGTTTTCCGGCTTAGGTACTCTGGTAGAAAGCTTAGGAGGGATTAGTAATGGTACCGACGGAAAATACTGGCACTATAAAGTCAATGGCGCCTTGCCTATGGTGGGGGCGGACCAATACAAACTTTTGCCCGACGACAAATTAGAATGGTATTTTATTACTCCAGATGAAGCAAAATAA
- a CDS encoding ribonucleoside-triphosphate reductase, with product MKQAQHLGITHITKRDGRLVSFEQGKITNAITKAMKAAKEFRDEAPEQVTAIIVKKLLASKRLEPSFVPTVEGIQDEVENELMNQGFTATAKAYILYRAEHKEIRDKHGDVPEHVRRLTAESKKYFLDNPLGEFVYLRTYARWIESENRRETWIETVDRYISYMKENLGDKLTRQEYQELREAILKQEVMPSMRLMQFAGDPARRCNTCAYNCTFIAPAQIEDFAEIMYLSMQGCGVGFTVESQNIEKLPQIQKQNKSHKAQPHIVGDSKEGWCDALTLGLTTWYQGGDVDFDYSQIRPAGERLKVMGGKASGPEPLRSLLQFAKEKILNRQGRRLRPIDAHDIICKIGECVVAGGVRRTAMISLSDLDDADLRDAKKGQFFVHEPHRMVANNSAVYAQRPTSAELMDEWIALMKSGSGERGLFNRGALHNTMPARRQKHFQERGFLSPDGVVEASVGTNPCGEIILQSKQFCNLSEVIARSHDTQETLIRKAKLAAILGTYQASLTNFKYISQDWAKHCKDESLLGVSITGQWDCDEVRKPEVLQAIRDIAVKTNAEFAQRFGINPATSVTAVKPSGTVSQTFNCSSGIHPRHAKYYIRRVRISATDSLFKMLRDQGVPHYPEVGQNPDNATTYVLEFPVEAPNNSRFKDDFSALEQLEYWKTVKLNYTEHNPSATISVGEDEWIAVVNWLQENWEIIGGLSFLPRFDHVYKLAPYETIDKQKYEELRAGFPEIDYSKLFFYELSDETEQKLELACAGGACELEFTPTGEVVKKETVAV from the coding sequence ATGAAGCAAGCACAACACCTGGGGATTACCCATATTACCAAGCGAGACGGCCGCTTAGTTAGTTTTGAACAAGGCAAAATTACCAACGCCATCACCAAGGCTATGAAGGCCGCCAAAGAATTTCGCGACGAAGCTCCCGAACAAGTGACAGCCATCATAGTGAAGAAGCTTTTGGCAAGCAAAAGACTGGAACCGTCATTCGTTCCTACTGTAGAAGGCATTCAGGATGAAGTAGAAAATGAATTGATGAATCAAGGATTTACAGCGACTGCCAAGGCCTATATCCTCTATCGGGCCGAACATAAAGAGATTCGAGATAAGCACGGCGATGTACCGGAACATGTGCGCCGACTTACCGCCGAGAGCAAGAAATACTTTCTAGACAACCCTCTGGGTGAATTTGTTTATTTGCGTACCTATGCCCGCTGGATAGAATCAGAAAATCGACGCGAAACTTGGATAGAAACTGTTGACCGTTATATTTCGTATATGAAAGAGAATCTAGGAGATAAGCTTACTAGGCAAGAATACCAAGAACTCCGCGAAGCTATTCTTAAGCAGGAGGTTATGCCATCGATGCGCTTAATGCAATTTGCTGGTGATCCCGCTCGTCGATGCAACACGTGTGCCTACAATTGTACCTTTATCGCCCCAGCCCAAATTGAGGACTTTGCCGAAATCATGTACTTATCCATGCAGGGGTGCGGAGTTGGATTTACCGTCGAGAGCCAAAACATAGAAAAGCTTCCACAGATTCAGAAGCAAAATAAGTCCCATAAAGCTCAGCCTCATATAGTGGGAGATTCCAAGGAAGGCTGGTGTGATGCTCTTACTCTTGGCCTGACCACCTGGTATCAAGGCGGTGATGTAGATTTTGACTATTCCCAAATCCGGCCGGCTGGCGAGAGATTGAAAGTAATGGGTGGAAAGGCTTCCGGACCAGAACCGCTTCGTTCACTCTTGCAGTTTGCTAAAGAAAAGATACTCAACCGGCAAGGGCGTCGGCTCCGACCAATAGATGCTCATGATATTATCTGCAAGATTGGCGAATGCGTAGTAGCTGGCGGAGTTCGACGCACAGCGATGATAAGCCTCTCGGATCTGGATGACGCCGACTTAAGAGACGCAAAAAAGGGGCAATTCTTTGTGCATGAGCCACATCGCATGGTCGCCAATAACTCGGCTGTGTATGCGCAACGACCCACTAGTGCCGAGCTCATGGATGAATGGATCGCTCTTATGAAGAGCGGTTCTGGGGAAAGAGGCCTCTTTAACAGAGGTGCGCTGCATAACACTATGCCCGCAAGGCGGCAAAAACACTTTCAGGAGAGAGGATTTCTTAGCCCAGACGGCGTCGTAGAGGCCTCTGTAGGCACAAACCCATGCGGGGAAATCATTCTTCAATCCAAACAGTTCTGCAATCTCTCAGAGGTCATAGCCAGATCCCACGACACCCAGGAAACCTTAATCAGAAAGGCCAAACTCGCAGCCATACTGGGTACCTATCAAGCTTCTCTTACAAATTTCAAATACATCTCTCAAGACTGGGCAAAGCATTGCAAAGACGAGTCGTTGCTCGGCGTATCGATCACCGGACAATGGGACTGTGACGAAGTAAGAAAACCAGAAGTTTTACAAGCTATCCGGGACATCGCCGTAAAAACTAATGCTGAATTTGCCCAGCGGTTCGGTATCAACCCTGCCACTTCCGTAACAGCGGTCAAGCCTTCCGGTACAGTCTCCCAAACTTTTAATTGTTCATCCGGCATCCATCCGCGCCATGCCAAGTACTATATCCGCCGGGTAAGGATTTCTGCCACAGATTCACTCTTCAAAATGCTTCGCGATCAAGGCGTCCCCCATTATCCGGAGGTGGGTCAGAACCCCGACAATGCCACAACCTATGTTTTAGAATTCCCAGTCGAAGCTCCTAACAATAGCCGGTTTAAAGATGACTTTTCCGCCTTGGAGCAGTTGGAATATTGGAAAACAGTTAAGTTAAACTACACTGAGCACAATCCATCCGCAACCATTTCCGTGGGAGAAGACGAATGGATAGCTGTCGTGAACTGGCTTCAGGAAAATTGGGAGATCATCGGCGGACTATCTTTTTTGCCCCGATTCGACCATGTTTATAAGCTGGCTCCGTACGAAACAATCGATAAGCAAAAGTACGAAGAACTACGTGCAGGATTTCCTGAGATCGACTATTCAAAACTATTCTTTTATGAGCTGTCTGATGAGACCGAACAAAAACTCGAACTCGCCTGCGCCGGCGGAGCATGCGAACTAGAATTTACCCCCACCGGTGAGGTTGTAAAAAAAGAAACAGTGGCAGTGTAA
- a CDS encoding winged helix-turn-helix transcriptional regulator, with the protein MNNNTTGDKSSKSKKIGKVSQTYPRPEWVPQTVSQEEELCPDCFKVVGERSRYKLVCMLGKSAEGMTVSELTEKMNLKQPTVTHHLQVLQSVDAVHSRAQGREKIFNLNRSAHCFEDCNIPY; encoded by the coding sequence ATGAACAACAATACAACTGGGGATAAGTCCTCAAAATCGAAAAAAATAGGTAAGGTAAGCCAAACATATCCTCGTCCAGAATGGGTGCCGCAGACGGTGTCCCAGGAGGAGGAGCTTTGTCCGGATTGTTTTAAAGTAGTGGGAGAGCGGAGCCGCTATAAATTGGTCTGCATGCTGGGTAAATCTGCAGAAGGCATGACGGTAAGCGAGCTAACAGAGAAAATGAATCTTAAACAGCCTACGGTTACGCACCATTTGCAGGTTTTGCAATCGGTGGATGCCGTGCACAGCCGAGCGCAAGGAAGAGAGAAAATTTTTAATCTTAATCGAAGCGCTCATTGTTTTGAAGATTGCAATATACCGTATTAA
- a CDS encoding DNA-binding protein: MREIIKEKGLNKEVVLRLDEGDELFEVLRKYAAENRILGAKFTAIGACSSIKITFYCPQEKKYIPTEAEGEPITEDLEVTGIIGNIGWMDNNPVIHAHGTFSKKDFSVIGGHIFSVTASATLEVMITIYEGEITRAKNEDWNLNLMIKN; the protein is encoded by the coding sequence ATGCGAGAAATTATTAAGGAAAAGGGTTTGAATAAAGAAGTGGTTCTGCGTCTGGACGAAGGCGACGAACTGTTTGAAGTGCTCAGAAAATACGCCGCAGAAAATCGAATTCTTGGAGCAAAGTTTACAGCTATCGGGGCATGTTCTTCTATAAAAATTACTTTTTATTGCCCTCAAGAGAAAAAATACATCCCCACCGAAGCCGAAGGCGAACCTATTACCGAAGACTTGGAGGTAACAGGAATCATCGGAAACATCGGATGGATGGATAACAATCCTGTTATACATGCTCATGGCACTTTCTCCAAAAAGGACTTTAGTGTGATCGGTGGCCACATCTTTTCTGTTACTGCTTCGGCTACGCTAGAAGTAATGATCACTATTTACGAGGGTGAAATAACTCGTGCCAAAAACGAAGACTGGAATCTCAACCTGATGATAAAAAACTAA
- a CDS encoding PQQ-dependent sugar dehydrogenase has product MNNTKTFAIVTAFVGLIAAGLIYFNRQSIYEYIFKPTETTLPALNVNEENEQVVAENLAIPWEIAFLPDGTMLVTERIGKLKHIKTKTTVIDIAGVAHRGEGGLLGMALHPNFKNNRFIYLYSTTTSRNGLTNRVERYQYANDQLTDRKVIIEGIPGSNNHDGGRIAFGPDGLLYIGTGDAQMADNAQDKNSLAGKILRITDEGSIPSDNPFGNAVYSYGHRNVQGLAWDASGQLWATEHGPSGGSTGYDELNKIQKGNNYGWPNIKGDETEAGMVNPIVHSGSEETWAPSGLAHYKGWLIFSGLRGQSLYATKISNGKLGQLNNYLREKYGRLRAVVTGPDGFLYVSTSNTDGRGSKKPNDDKIIKINWKD; this is encoded by the coding sequence ATGAATAATACAAAGACTTTTGCCATTGTTACTGCGTTCGTTGGCCTAATCGCAGCAGGACTAATTTACTTTAACCGCCAATCCATATATGAGTATATCTTTAAGCCGACAGAAACAACCTTGCCAGCTCTAAATGTAAATGAAGAAAACGAACAAGTCGTTGCAGAAAACTTAGCCATCCCGTGGGAAATTGCTTTTCTGCCGGATGGAACCATGTTAGTAACCGAACGCATTGGCAAGTTGAAACATATCAAAACTAAAACCACTGTTATTGATATTGCCGGCGTTGCTCACCGGGGCGAGGGCGGCTTGCTAGGCATGGCCCTGCATCCGAATTTTAAAAATAACCGATTCATTTATTTATACTCAACCACTACTTCTAGGAACGGCTTAACTAACCGTGTGGAGCGTTACCAGTATGCTAACGATCAGCTTACAGACCGTAAAGTTATCATCGAAGGAATCCCCGGCTCTAATAACCACGACGGCGGGCGCATAGCTTTTGGACCAGATGGTTTGTTATACATAGGCACAGGAGATGCCCAGATGGCGGACAACGCTCAGGATAAAAATTCTCTGGCCGGAAAAATTCTCCGCATTACCGATGAGGGAAGCATACCCAGCGATAATCCGTTCGGCAACGCCGTGTATTCTTACGGCCATCGCAACGTACAAGGCTTGGCCTGGGACGCTTCGGGCCAGCTCTGGGCCACCGAACACGGCCCTTCCGGAGGCTCTACCGGTTATGATGAATTAAACAAAATTCAAAAAGGCAATAATTACGGCTGGCCGAACATCAAAGGCGACGAGACAGAGGCAGGGATGGTAAACCCGATTGTTCATTCTGGCAGCGAAGAAACCTGGGCGCCAAGCGGTTTAGCTCATTACAAAGGGTGGTTAATATTCAGCGGCCTGCGAGGACAGTCTTTGTATGCCACCAAGATTTCTAATGGCAAGCTTGGTCAGCTCAACAATTACCTGCGCGAAAAGTACGGCCGTCTGCGAGCCGTAGTTACCGGACCAGACGGCTTCCTCTATGTTTCTACCTCTAACACCGACGGCCGCGGCAGCAAAAAACCTAATGACGATAAAATCATAAAAATCAATTGGAAAGACTAA
- a CDS encoding peptidoglycan-binding protein, with translation MMKKSFLSFFALVLVIGFCFNYPLKTAQAVYSISGSNSFSGTSSVAMPITDLQITGTGSEPIPVRLRVTSGTLAMSTTTGLTFTGGSSGSTVQFSGSLTNVNNALATLTYTRPGTGSDTLEVSMVQPGEVFFETNGHLYKYISGTISWNSAVTAATGQTAYGSTGYLATITSQAENDFVAARISGDGWFGASDSAVEGAWRWVTGPENGTQFWSGNGSGSVVGGQYNRWASGEPNDAGGNEDCAQFYVSSNFWNDLPCTHNLAGYIVEFGADGDMPNVVAKNISITTTNEPTVNSFSPADNTTNIAANPNLVITFSSSVTVDTGNIVIKKASDDTTVETIAVGSGLVSGSGTSTITINPSTTFIDNTGYYIQIPNTAFKNGSNVYYAGISNTTTWNFTTGDFTPPTFSSVSANPSSTTAVITWTTNETASSQVQYGPNNSYGSTTAESDTSPRVTSHTVNLSGLVPCATYHYRVRSADGSIHTSMASSSDYTFKTSGCTNDTEPLKDSNETLDANAGGTTSLSDNNHTITVQAPANFTDDAASVAIQIRSLPSTTILNSLGNPSSTVNLMGNIVFDVKALINSTTLLDNFDIPVTISYDYSDADAENYLEGTLRLYHYHDNAWSALNDCVVTTSTNNITCTAPGFSIFGIFGEVRSSYGGGDGSAPAPLPYGCTDPKAKNYLPNSISDNSRCQYQEVLAVPSSPVSSVSNKFFFSKDFKPGANHSDIKELQKYLNANGYIVSSNGPGSPNSETTTFGKLTATALAKFQAANGIKPANGVLNSVTRAVLNGEKIITTPQVPAQDAQASIQTKVRDLTVGMTGEDVKQLQTILINHATGPKANELEKITATGLFSSYTKNALSEYQAKYKISPSSGYFGSKTRSQMKALGIPGLWW, from the coding sequence ATGATGAAAAAATCTTTCCTTTCCTTCTTTGCCCTGGTCCTAGTGATAGGATTCTGTTTTAATTACCCTTTGAAAACTGCTCAGGCAGTTTATTCAATTTCCGGCAGCAACAGTTTTAGCGGCACATCCAGCGTTGCTATGCCAATCACAGATTTACAGATCACCGGAACAGGCAGCGAACCAATCCCAGTTAGGCTGCGTGTAACCAGCGGTACCTTAGCCATGAGCACCACTACCGGACTGACATTTACTGGCGGCAGCTCTGGCTCTACTGTACAGTTCAGCGGGAGCCTTACCAACGTCAATAATGCCCTCGCCACTTTAACTTATACCCGCCCCGGCACAGGAAGCGACACTTTAGAAGTTTCTATGGTACAGCCTGGTGAGGTTTTCTTCGAAACTAACGGTCACTTATATAAATACATCTCTGGCACAATCTCGTGGAACTCAGCCGTCACCGCAGCGACCGGCCAGACCGCTTACGGCTCGACCGGTTATTTGGCTACCATCACTTCGCAGGCAGAAAATGATTTCGTGGCTGCCAGAATTTCTGGCGATGGCTGGTTTGGAGCCAGTGATTCTGCAGTAGAAGGAGCTTGGAGATGGGTCACAGGCCCGGAAAATGGCACTCAATTTTGGTCTGGCAATGGCAGCGGTAGTGTCGTCGGAGGGCAATACAATCGTTGGGCTTCCGGCGAACCAAATGATGCAGGCGGCAATGAAGACTGTGCCCAGTTCTACGTGAGCAGTAATTTTTGGAACGACCTGCCATGTACCCACAATTTAGCTGGTTATATTGTTGAATTTGGAGCTGACGGAGATATGCCTAACGTAGTAGCTAAAAACATCTCTATAACCACCACTAATGAACCCACTGTAAACTCTTTCTCTCCGGCAGACAATACCACCAATATCGCAGCAAACCCTAACTTAGTGATAACCTTCAGCTCAAGCGTTACTGTAGATACAGGTAATATTGTGATTAAGAAAGCTTCCGACGACACCACCGTAGAAACCATAGCTGTGGGTAGCGGTTTAGTTAGCGGCAGCGGTACAAGTACAATCACTATCAATCCATCTACCACTTTTATAGACAACACCGGTTATTACATTCAAATCCCAAATACGGCTTTTAAAAATGGTTCGAATGTTTATTATGCCGGGATTTCTAACACGACCACCTGGAATTTTACAACCGGAGACTTTACTCCGCCGACGTTTAGCTCTGTTTCGGCCAACCCAAGTTCTACCACGGCTGTAATTACCTGGACCACAAACGAAACAGCTTCCAGTCAAGTTCAGTACGGTCCAAATAACAGCTACGGTTCTACTACAGCCGAATCCGACACCTCGCCGCGGGTAACGAGCCATACTGTTAACCTTTCCGGACTGGTCCCATGCGCTACCTACCATTACCGAGTACGGTCGGCCGACGGATCCATCCACACCAGCATGGCATCTTCGTCGGATTACACCTTTAAGACCTCTGGCTGTACCAACGATACAGAACCCCTTAAAGACAGTAATGAAACTCTTGATGCCAATGCCGGGGGCACCACCTCTTTATCTGATAACAATCACACCATTACCGTTCAAGCGCCGGCTAATTTTACCGATGACGCTGCCTCTGTCGCTATCCAGATCCGCTCCTTGCCATCCACGACTATATTGAACTCTTTAGGTAATCCAAGTTCGACTGTTAATCTGATGGGTAATATTGTTTTCGATGTGAAGGCATTGATCAATTCTACAACACTGTTGGATAATTTTGATATCCCTGTAACCATCAGTTATGACTACTCAGACGCCGATGCAGAAAATTATTTGGAAGGAACTCTTCGACTATATCACTACCATGATAATGCTTGGTCGGCCTTAAACGACTGTGTAGTTACCACCTCTACAAATAACATAACTTGCACTGCTCCTGGGTTTTCTATTTTCGGAATATTCGGAGAGGTAAGATCTAGCTATGGTGGAGGCGACGGCAGCGCACCAGCCCCTCTCCCCTACGGGTGCACCGATCCTAAAGCAAAGAATTATCTCCCAAATTCGATTTCTGATAATTCAAGATGCCAATACCAAGAAGTGCTTGCCGTGCCAAGCAGTCCAGTCAGCAGTGTGAGCAATAAATTCTTCTTCAGCAAGGATTTCAAACCTGGAGCCAACCATAGTGACATAAAAGAGTTGCAAAAATATCTTAACGCCAATGGTTACATCGTAAGCTCCAACGGACCAGGATCCCCAAACAGCGAGACTACTACCTTCGGCAAGCTAACTGCAACGGCCCTGGCAAAGTTTCAGGCTGCCAACGGCATAAAACCTGCTAATGGGGTCCTAAACTCTGTTACGCGAGCTGTATTAAATGGTGAAAAAATTATTACCACGCCTCAGGTGCCCGCTCAGGATGCGCAAGCGTCCATCCAAACTAAAGTTCGAGATCTCACTGTTGGCATGACCGGCGAAGATGTTAAGCAGCTGCAAACGATTCTTATCAATCATGCTACGGGCCCCAAAGCAAATGAGCTCGAGAAAATAACAGCGACCGGCCTATTTAGCAGCTATACTAAAAATGCGCTAAGCGAGTACCAGGCAAAATATAAAATTTCACCTAGCTCTGGCTATTTCGGCAGCAAGACCCGCAGCCAAATGAAAGCTTTGGGAATTCCTGGATTGTGGTGGTAA
- a CDS encoding DUF2200 domain-containing protein: MKPHRIYTMSFASVYPLYVAKAERKGRTKAEVDQIIKWLTGYTAKKLEAQIKKQVDFETFFAQSPKLNPNRSLITGVICGMRVEEIKEPLMQEIRYLDKLIDELARGKAMEKILRA; this comes from the coding sequence ATGAAACCCCACCGCATCTATACTATGAGCTTTGCCAGCGTTTATCCGCTATACGTTGCTAAAGCCGAAAGAAAAGGCCGCACTAAAGCCGAAGTAGATCAGATCATTAAATGGCTCACTGGCTATACGGCAAAGAAGCTCGAAGCTCAGATTAAAAAACAAGTTGACTTTGAAACTTTTTTTGCCCAATCCCCTAAGCTCAACCCTAACCGCTCGCTCATTACCGGAGTGATTTGCGGCATGCGCGTAGAAGAGATCAAAGAACCTTTAATGCAAGAGATCCGCTATCTAGACAAGCTTATAGACGAGCTGGCCCGAGGCAAGGCGATGGAAAAGATTTTACGAGCGTAA
- a CDS encoding DUF559 domain-containing protein, whose amino-acid sequence MKISHHKNPTPQAQALINALESRGVTVFTEFYDGSKTIDLTIPKAKLNIEVDGLHHITQAKQIITDISRGYYSQKNGYHTIHIQNETIEKHVALIADALAEVETVLKNKIHIHIKK is encoded by the coding sequence ATGAAAATTTCACACCATAAAAATCCTACCCCACAAGCTCAAGCCCTGATTAATGCGTTGGAATCACGGGGTGTTACTGTATTTACAGAATTCTACGATGGTTCAAAAACCATCGATTTAACCATCCCTAAAGCTAAATTAAATATAGAAGTTGATGGCCTGCACCATATAACTCAAGCCAAGCAAATCATTACAGATATTTCTCGGGGTTACTATTCCCAAAAGAATGGTTACCATACTATTCACATACAAAACGAGACGATAGAAAAACATGTAGCTCTAATTGCAGATGCCTTAGCCGAAGTTGAGACGGTTCTTAAAAATAAAATTCATATACATATAAAAAAATGA
- a CDS encoding diaminopimelate decarboxylase: MTSPNTPRYEYSRSAVSESIAQFKNLSAPYGLTVRYAVKANPHPEIVKMINEAGISFDSSSSYEAAELLKQGVAGDRISLSSQQLAHNLPELLNQSVKFVATSVNQLNAFVNTPTRPTAVAVRINPDIGYGHNNRTSTGGRNASFGIWHEYINEVLQLTNTHNITIDRVHIHVGSGADPSVWGEVMDKSLDIVEKFPNATILDIGGGFKIHRYGDEQEANLVQIMTVFSDKLSEFEQRTKRQVHLEIEPGTYFIAHAGTLVAYIDDIVDTGTDGFTFIKLNTGMNDFLRSSLYGARHKIEVINDSAETLDYIVVGHNCESGDILSPAAGNPEVIETRTLKKADIGDEVRIYDTGAYCASMRAKGYNSFPEAEEIMVD, from the coding sequence ATGACTTCTCCTAACACACCTCGCTACGAATACAGCCGCTCGGCCGTTAGCGAAAGTATCGCGCAATTTAAAAACTTATCCGCTCCATACGGCCTTACAGTTCGCTATGCTGTGAAAGCTAATCCTCACCCGGAAATTGTCAAAATGATAAACGAAGCCGGGATCAGCTTCGATTCCAGCTCGAGCTACGAAGCAGCGGAGCTTCTTAAGCAAGGGGTTGCCGGCGACCGCATTTCGCTATCTTCCCAACAGCTAGCTCATAACCTGCCGGAGCTCTTAAACCAAAGTGTGAAGTTTGTCGCAACTTCTGTTAATCAGCTCAATGCTTTCGTCAACACTCCCACCCGCCCGACCGCCGTTGCCGTGCGCATTAATCCTGATATAGGTTATGGCCACAACAACCGCACCAGCACCGGTGGACGCAATGCCAGCTTTGGAATCTGGCATGAATACATCAATGAAGTATTACAACTTACCAACACTCATAACATCACCATCGACCGCGTGCATATTCATGTTGGCTCAGGTGCCGACCCCAGCGTGTGGGGCGAAGTCATGGATAAATCGCTAGATATAGTAGAAAAATTCCCAAACGCAACCATTCTAGACATTGGAGGCGGTTTTAAAATTCATCGATATGGCGACGAGCAAGAAGCCAATTTAGTACAAATCATGACAGTGTTTTCGGATAAGCTTTCGGAATTTGAGCAAAGAACCAAACGACAAGTACATTTAGAAATCGAACCTGGCACCTACTTTATCGCTCACGCCGGCACATTGGTAGCTTACATCGACGACATTGTCGATACAGGCACAGATGGCTTCACTTTTATAAAGCTCAACACCGGAATGAATGATTTTTTACGCAGTAGTCTCTACGGAGCCCGACATAAAATCGAAGTTATTAATGACTCCGCAGAAACGCTTGATTATATAGTGGTGGGTCACAACTGTGAAAGCGGCGACATACTCTCCCCTGCTGCCGGCAACCCGGAAGTTATTGAAACCCGAACTTTGAAAAAAGCAGATATTGGCGACGAGGTCCGAATTTACGACACCGGTGCTTACTGCGCCAGTATGCGGGCAAAAGGCTATAACTCTTTTCCCGAAGCGGAAGAAATTATGGTAGATTGA